A window of the Fulvia fulva chromosome 3, complete sequence genome harbors these coding sequences:
- a CDS encoding Cytochrome P450 monooxygenase astB, giving the protein MDYLLSGLAVLLTYWTGLVIYRLYLSPLAHLPGPRLAAATSWYHTYHDLVRGGQYVFVIEEMHRKYGPIVRVRPDTVHVSDPRFIEKLYTQSPKQRRERYYTILQLLQAPGSILATNDHDAHRQRRAVLNPYFSQQNVRRLEPLINDVLANLLRRYEGWAAEGATVQMNTVFRAATKDIIQAYALGEGQKLLDKEDCDAAFFDVMTPQRISYLGTHFYWLALMLARMPPAIMIRLVPRIAVFIHFMEDLTAKIETIRSAKEHPEGKTIFHEIMRSKDLPPSEKETQRLADEAMVILIAGSETTASTLTAIMYHMLSDRKMLDRLKSELRTVMSDSESSIPSAANIDNLPYLNAIIQEAIRLYPGASHRQDRCAPDEDLTYVNHATGQRYVIPAGTGVGMTAPITNRDRTIYGATADEFIPDRYLEDPKLRKWQFSFSKGTRQCIGMNLAYQELQTLIAGIFHKYDLYDPTKEKQSGPTLELYKTEKRDIAMYADYMTPAPPPGSQGLRVVIRH; this is encoded by the exons ATGGACTACCTGCTCTCCGGCTTAGCTGTTCTATTGACGTACTGGACTGGCCTTGTCATCTATCGACTCTACCTCAGCCCATTGGCGCATCTGCCTGGTCCTCGCCTTGCTGCTGCAACATCATGGTACCACACCTATCACGATCTCGTACGCGGTGGCCAGTATGTCTTTGTTATAGAAGAAATGCATCGCAAGTATGGTCCGATCGTGAGAGTCAGGCCAGATACGGTGCACGTCTCGGACCCACGTTTCATCGAGAAGCTGTACACCCAATCACCTAAACAAAGACGAGAGCGATACTACACTATACTCCAGCTTTTGCAGGCTCCTGGTAGTATTTTGGCGACCAACGACCACGATGCGCATCGACAGCGGCGAGCAGTGCTGAACCCATACTTCTCGCAGCAGAATGTGCGTCGACTGGAGCCATTGATTAACGATGTCCTTGCGAACCTCTTGCGGCGATACGAAGGATGGGCTGCGGAAGGTGCAACCGTGCAGATGAATACCGTGTTCCGAGCCGCGACGAAGGACATCATCCAAGCATACGCTCTTGGTGAGGGACAGAAGCTGCTGGACAAGGAGGACTGTGACGCTGCCTTCTTTGATGTGATGACTCCGCAGAGGATCAGTTATCTTGGAACGCACTTCTACTGGTTGGCATTGATGTTAGCGAGAATGCCTCCCGCGATCATGATACGGTTGGTACCTCGTATCGCTGTGTTCATCCACTTCATGGAG GATCTTACAGCGAAGATCGAGACCATACGAAGTGCCAAAGAACATCCTGAAGGCAAGACGATATTCCACGAAATTATGCGAAGCAAGGATCTGCCACCGTCAGAGAAAGAGACTCAACGCCTTGCCGATGAAGCTATGGTAATCCTCATAGCTGGTTCCGAGACCACCGCTTCGACCCTGACGGCCATAATGTACCACATGCTGAGTGACCGAAAGATGCTCGATCGCCTGAAGTCAGAGCTTAGGACTGTTATGTCTGATAGCGAAAGCTCAATACCCAGCGCTGCAAATATCGACAATCTGCCATACTTGAATGCCATCATACAGGAAGCTATTCGATTATATCCTGGTGCCTCCCACCGCCAAGATCGATGCGCGCCGGACGAGGACCTTACTTATGTGAACCACGCGACCGGGCAGCGATATGTTATACCCGCTGGCACAGGTGTAGGCATGACGGCACCCATCACTAATCGCGACAGAACTATCTACGGCGCAACTGCGGATGAGTTCATACCGGATCGTTACCTTGAGGACCCTAAGCTGCGGAAATGGCAGTTCTCATTCTCGAAAGGTACTCGGCAATGTATCGGCATGAACCTCGCGTACCAGGAGCTGCAGACTCTCATTGCAGGTATTTTCCACAAGTACGATCTGTATGACCCGACGAAGGAGAAACAGAGTGGTCCGACGCTGGAGTTGTACAAGACAGAGAAACGCGACATTGCAATGTATGCTGACTACATGACACCTGCTCCACCCCCAGGCAGTCAAGGACTGCGGGTAGTGATCCGGCATTGA
- a CDS encoding Lid2 complex component snt2 has protein sequence MAQPAADEFASSAQPAAANSNEGSKSASRTGTPASRLSPGAAPSSSGFQAVNSRAIHENAQRPDSPAAAQRLRDSSSDLTPPAGDAVVAQGAPQTAQTSASSHPSKLPSQVDNLDGTMAETTYGTRSRNRTNTRPNYAEDQDMDFEYSSAATTTTKKKAAAPDAAASAGISNSDSKRAQEPASSSAVNNNASIGSGAKESTPAHGSGAATGTSKKRKAAGMPASALQTPASSTPPPAASRKSAGVVPSNAARETSIMTFNKHRSCLNKKGELVADDGTKLSVNDHVYLVCEPPGDPYYLCRIMEFLHVEADNPNSPIDSLRVNWYYRPRDVQRFSSDTRLLFGTMHSDMCPLTSLRGKCTIKHRSEIEDLEAYRKERDSFYFVQVFDRFIRRSYECIPVQQIINVPDKVKKALNERWKFVVVEIGRVKELTSAAKTCKRCARFCATTDSVDCAICKNSYHMNCVQPPLPKKPSRGFAWACAPCSRASEKKMEARNTPTASGHVTEAEEEDVVEEEVPAASNDTTRAPSPGGDDMVVDDHPATQAEIALAKMWPMRYLGIHARVEDALQYDDRAIYPRASSRLGPRHQANTNMWHGRPVELVKPAEIKKRYNKGASGKKEGKLTKETVAAMEADREEKAKRPKWVQDEPTGYVARGEDYPNDDPRCTAKLMFKMPSIQEHPKAMRGDDPDPAQRQEKYIQDYVTRAKALSRQVGVPPFGTNFLDKALELLTAEKYDQDRALKKLSKVDRVKDLHEPVLSKSDLIKFEEGVAKYGSEHRLIRLHMKTNLPNSDIVRFYYLWKKTPKGREIWGNYGGRKKRKAESDTGARLQAEVANDGDDSAFDNDKAARKGRGFQCKFCSTQYSRQWKRAPGVAPGQTALAEGKGSGKDKKERPFLALCLRCAGLWRKYGIQWEEIDEVTRKVAQSGGKGLKRRMDEELLRELIAANDAANLLPPEQAVASVPSIEGGEPPKKKSKTEKAAQQIPVAPPKPEKPPPPPKEPTPPPPPIVPNQPTWKALPCAICKGIEDTIGCTHCKLTVHRKCFGVGEFDGVRANGETHWVCEQCQNDKNPQVSTDYACCLCLKEETQVDLVEPPKISHKKKTDREREKERLEKELADSLRTEYRARQIAHNRPVLPREPLKRTTGNNWVHVQCAMWMPEVKFSSASALEVAEGIQSIAQRRFEEVCKFCKNKDHQGRVRSNAGACADCFQCGTSFHVSCALDAGCTFGFDVTPVKNSRKDQVPTATLGSETGAVQAIMLCKEHVPKNPLHPINEVVDENGTTALQVFAEKYKQADLALTGTVRKAAQAQLTKEKGLPATDKNGSRRESGAHSIAAAVRRGARNSTVAELKAEATNGSSDGESDTHQRRCVKCDVDVTPKWHPIVKEEPPKSPRDQNAMTLGEIADLNKPSEPPASRPSEAPKPQHIRFMAPGANGRAWEGMPERYGPRPTPSGDRSSSDVGVPVGTPVRDPLAPPTEVNGAGDEVFHNHALPQYQNPAARLSPPRGEKQHAQNMQPQEWLCHKCFLKRKLDPTPPPEEKPSRMTLSPPRQFPLILDNTNRSPQPSAPPTIEQQFELWDRPPQRQTPAPPPPPPPMMNGLGPPAPHYGPTGPPHGYPPPPHFGQQPNGYHNGPHPQHGGPPPPHLGGHSMHERHHSHGGFGFGHASPHMPFSQPSHAPPSHHRPPTLNGFGPPVHGNGLPSPHTSAPPLHSPTYGPHMSHHQPLPGPRPEPGFATQLQPLGTPMHSRDHAGFGRPPSQPFVESASRPRTQPPPNAQPAVSNGHPHSTPQPHAGSPVPGSEQPSTPRVGNGAFGPNPSGASASPNLMNLLH, from the exons ATGGCACAGCCTGCCGCCGATGAGTTTGCCTCATCAGCGCAGCCTGCTGCCGCGAACTCAAATGAAGGCTCGAAGTCTGCATCTCGTACCGGGACGCCGGCATCTCGACTGTCGCCAGGAGCAGCACCTTCATCGTCGGGGTTTCAAGCTGTCAATTCTCGCGCCATCCACGAGAATGCACAACGACCTGACAGCCCAGCGGCCGCACAACGACTGCGTGATAGCTCGTCTGACCTGACACCGCCAGCCGGTGACGCCGTGGTCGCACAAGGCGCTCCACAAACAGCACAAACTTCAGCATCTTCGCACCCATCGAAGCTGCCTTCACAAGTCGACAATCTGGATGGCACGATGGCCGAAACCACATACGGCACACGCTCGCGCAACCGGACAAACACGCGCCCTAATTACGCCGAGGATCAGGATATGGATTTCGAGTACTCTTCTGCTGCCACTACCACGACGAAGAAGAAGGCGGCCGCGCCTGACGCTGCGGCCTCGGCTGGCATCAGCAATTCCGACTCGAAGCGCGCCCAGGAGCCGGCGTCGTCTTCTGCAGTCAACAACAATGCCAGCATCGGTTCAGGCGCCAAGGAATCGACTCCAGCCCATGGATCCGGCGCTGCCACGGGAACTTCGAAGAAGCGGAAAGCTGCCGGAATGCCTGCCTCTGCATTGCAAACGCCAGCGTCGTCGACGCCACCCCCGGCCGCGTCGCGAAAGTCGGCAGGAGTGGTTCCGTCGAATGCGGCACGTGAGACTAGCATCATGACGTTCAACAAGCACAGGAGCTGCCTCAATAAAAAGGGCGAACTCGTGGCAGACGACGGCACGAAGCTGAGCGTTAATG ATCACGTGTACTTGGTATGCGAACCGCCAGGCGATCCGTACTATCTATGTCGAATCATGGAGTTCTTGCATGTCGAGGCCGACAACCCAAACTCACCCATTGATTCGTTACGGGTGAATTGGTACTATCGACCTCGAGATGTGCAACGATTCAGCAGCGATACGCGACTACTGTTCGGCACGATGCACTCGGATATGTGCCCACTTACCTCATTACGAGGCAAGTGCACGATCAAGCACCGATCAGAGATTGAGGATCTGGAAGCGTACCGAAAGGAGCGCGACAGTTTCTATTTCGTGCAGGTGTTTGATCGTTTCATCCGACGATCATACGAATGCATTCCGGTCCAGCAGATCATCAACGTTCCGGACAAAGTCAAGAAGGCCCTCAACGAGCGATGGAAGTTTGTGGTTGTTGAGATTGGTCGTGTCAAGGAGCTCACCAGCGCCGCCAAGACATGCAAGAGATGCGCGAGATTCTGTGCTACGACCGACTCTGTGGACTGCGCGATATGCAAGAACTCCTACCACATGAATTGCGTCCAGCCACCTTTGCCCAAGAAGCCATCCCGCGGTTTCGCATGGGCCTGCGCGCCTTGCAGCCGCGCATCTGAGAAGAAAATGGAAGCTCGCAACACTCCAACGGCTAGTGGCCATGTTACCGAAGCTGAAGAAGAAGATGTCGTAGAGGAAGAAGTCCCCGCTGCCTCAAACGATACTACTCGGGCCCCTAGCCCAGGTGGCGACGATATGGTCGTGGATGATCACCCGGCGACGCAAGCAGAGATCGCCCTGGCTAAGATGTGGCCTATGCGATATTTGGGAATCCACGCTCGTGTTGAGGATGCCCTTCAGTACGACGACCGTGCCATCTATCCTCGCGCCAGTTCTAGGCTTGGACCGCGACATCAGGCCAACACGAATATGTGGCATGGACGGCCGGTTGAACTTGTCAAACCTGCAGAGATCAAGAAGCGCTACAACAAGGGCGCTTCAGGGAAGAAAGAAGGCAAACTAACGAAGGAGACTGTCGCCGCGATGGAAGCAGATCGTGAAGAGAAAGCCAAACGGCCTAAATGGGTGCAGGACGAGCCGACTGGCTATGTCGCCAGAGGAGAGGATTACCCGAACGATGATCCTCGGTGCACGGCCAAATTGATGTTCAAGATGCCTTCAATTCAGGAACATCCCAAAGCCATGAGGGGAGACGACCCAGACCCTGCACAACGACAGGAGAAGTACATCCAGGACTACGTCACTCGAGCGAAAGCTCTCTCAAGACAAGTCGGCGTGCCGCCGTTCGGAACGAACTTTCTCGACAAAGCTCTTGAATTGCTGACAGCCGAGAAGTACGACCAAGATAGGGCGCTCAAGAAATTGTCGAAGGTGGACAGAGTCAAAGATCTACATGAGCCGGTGCTTAGCAAGTCTGACCTGATCAAGTTTGAGGAGGGCGTGGCGAAGTACGGATCTGAACATCGGCTCATTCGACTGCATATGAAGACGAACCTTCCCAACTCCGACATTGTACGATTCTACTATCTCTGGAAAAAGACGCCCAAAGGACGCGAGATTTGGGGCAACTATGGTGGTCGTAAGAAGCGGAAGGCCGAGAGTGATACCGGCGCCAGACTGCAAGCTGAGGTCGCCAATGATGGAGACGATTCGGCATTCGACAATGACAAAGCTGCACGGAAAGGTAGGGGCTTCCAGTGCAAGTTTTGCAGCACACAATACTCGCGGCAATGGAAACGAGCTCCTGGCGTGGcgcctggtcagacagccCTTGCCGAAGGCAAAGGATCTGGCAAGGACAAGAAGGAGCGTCCATTTCTGGCTCTTTGCTTACGATGCGCTGGGCTTTGGCGCAAGTATGGCATTCAGTGGGAGGAGATTGATGAAGTCACAAGGAAGGTGGCTCAGAGTGGAGGTAAAGGTCTCAAGCGCAGGATGGACGAGGAGCTGTTGCGAGAGCTCATTGCGGCCAATGATGCAGCGAACTTACTACCACCAGAGCAAGCTGTTGCGTCAGTGCCATCGATTGAAGGTGGCGAACCCCCGAAGAAGAAGTCTAAGACGGAGAAGGCCGCTCAGCAAATTCCTGTGGCACCCCCCAAGCCTGAGAAGCCTCCTCCGCCACCGAAAGAACCAACACCACCTCCCCCGCCGATCGTACCGAATCAGCCTACTTGGAAGGCGTTGCCGTGCGCAATCTGCAAAGGCATCGAGGATACGATTGGATGCACACATTGCAAGTTGACTGTGCATCGGAAGTGTTTTGGTGTTGGCGAGTTTGATGGCGTGCGAGCGAATGGCGAAACACATTGGGTCTGCGAGCAATGCCAAAACGACAAAAATCCACAGGTGTCCACGGATTATGCTTGCTGCCTGTGCTTGAAGGAAGAGACGCAGGTCGATCTCGTTGAGCCGCCAAAGATTTCTCATAAGAAGAAGACCGACCGTGAACGAGAGAAAGAGCGCCTTGAAAAAGAGCTCGCGGACAGTCTGCGCACAGAATATCGCGCTCGACAGATTGCCCACAATCGACCTGTCCTGCCGCGTGAGCCTCTGAAGCGAACGACCGGCAACAATTGGGTCCACGTCCAATGCGCCATGTGGATGCCGGAGGTCAAGTTCAGTAGCGCAAGCGCACTGGAAGTGGCCGAAGGCATCCAGTCCATTGCGCAAAGGCGCTTTGAAGAGGTGTGCAAGTTTTGCAAGAACAAAGACCACCAAGGTCGGGTCCGAAGCAATGCAGGCGCTTGCGCAGATTGCTTTCAGTGCGGAACGAGCTTCCACGTAAGCTGCGCTCTTGACGCTGGATGCACTTTTGGCTTCGACGTCACGCCAGTTAAAAACTCGCGCAAGGACCAAGTTCCGACTGCAACATTGGGAAGTGAGACTGGCGCAGTACAAGCTATCATGCTTTGCAAAGAGCACGTTCCCAAGAACCCTCTTCATCCTATCAATGAAGTGGTCGATGAGAACGGCACAACAGCACTGCAGGTTTTTGCTGAAAAGTACAAGCAGGCAGATCTGGCTCTGACTGGGACGGTGCGCAAAGCAGCGCAGGCGCAGCTCACGAAAGAAAAGGGCCTTCCAGCTACTGACAAGAATGGTAGCAGGAGAGAATCTGGAGCGCATAGTATCGCGGCAGCTGTTAGGCGTGGCGCCAGAAACTCGACAGTGGCAGAACTCAAGGCCGAAGCGACCAATGGATCATCTGACGGGGAGAGCGATACGCATCAGCGCCGTTGTGTCAAGTGTGATGTGGACGTAACGCCCAAATGGCACCCCATCGTCAAAGAAGAGCCGCCCAAATCGCCTAGGGATCAGAATGCCATGACTCTGGGTGAGATCGCCGACCTCAACAAGCCTTCAGAACCACCTGCGAGTCGTCCATCTGAGGCGCCGAAGCCACAGCACATTCGCTTCATGGCACCTGGCGCTAACGGTCGTGCTTGGGAGGGCATGCCAGAGCGTTATGGTCCGCGACCTACGCCAAGTGGTGATCGCAGCTCGAGCGATGTAGGGGTTCCTGTTGGTACTCCTGTTCGAGATCCTTTGGCACCACCAACCGAAGTCAACGGCGCCGGTGACGAAGTTTTCCACAACCATGCTTTGCCACAGTACCAGAATCCCGCAGCACGCTTGAGTCCGCCAAGAGGCGAGAAACAGCATGCACAGAACATGCAGCCTCAAGAGTGGTTATGTCACAAGTGTTTCTTGAAGAGGAAGCTGGATCCTACACCACCGCCTGAGGAGAAGCCGAGCAGGATGACTCTTTCACCACCACGGCAGTTCCCACTTATACTTGATAACACAAATCGCTCACCGCAGCCCTCAGCACCGCCAACGATCGAGCAACAATTCGAGCTGTGGGATAGGCCGCCGCAGAGGCAGACACCAGCACCTcctccgccgccgccgccgatGATGAACGGTCTTGGTCCACCAGCACCGCATTATGGCCCAACCGGTCCGCCTCATGGCTATCCACCTCCTCCACACTTTGGCCAGCAGCCTAACGGCTATCATAACGGACCACACCCTCAACATGGAGGCCCGCCACCGCCTCACTTGGGTGGTCATTCGATGCATGAACGGCATCACAGCCATGGCGGATTCGGATTCGGCCATGCGTCACCACATATGCCTTTCTCACAGCCTTCTCACGCACCTCCGTCCCATCACCGACCTCCGACATTGAATGGATTTGGACCGCCTGTGCATGGTAATGGCTTACCATCACCCCATACATCTGCGCCTCCACTACACTCGCCGACGTATGGACCTCATATGTCACATCACCAACCGCTGCCAGGACCGCGTCCAGAGCCTGGCTTTGCGACACAATTGCAGCCACTTGGCACTCCAATGCACAGTAGAGACCATGCAGGATTCGGTAGGCCACCCTCACAGCCATTCGTGGAGAGTGCATCCCGTCCTCGAACCCAACCACCGCCGAATGCGCAGCCCGCCGTGTCGAATGGTCATCCGCACAGCACGCCGCAGCCACATGCAGGAAGCCCAGTCCCTGGCAGTGAGCAGCCCTCGACGCCTCGAGTAGGAAATGGTGCTTTTGGGCCCAATCCATCAGGCGCCAGCGCTTCGCCCAATCTGATGAATCTTCTTCACTAG
- a CDS encoding Fanconi-associated nuclease 1 yields the protein MLQASSPSKHNAMLGKKVPHSTSTNFNDDGDEFQTPPPKRQKRDITDFAVKDTSRSASKFKHRDVIPDSDEDSENESLETEVRVRQTDLETALPAIETDKEAIEAYEQARRAEQSETGLQECIDGNKWVRGKSSIYVDAFNLALETVLEEESHLFDDAEHAVFKQWRELSYEGQYLYVRLFLRKTSSWHRINRLGYHSDIADLQNAIDELQLTRDLPEEPSQSQVNPGELDPPEGTTLSGNFSFADRSQDCIKDLEEASSLLLLDELKVLAKDAKVQGKNKQELLRALRRTSGKQTSLSTFAGLKRSDTEESTVSNGSVLNEDDSREATPGRLENRDSYFIEKIMAETGPCIRLSLPALKLFERVHLVFYRSTEWTEKSLTTIILARIARRNFPEYIVSRSAKIFASRSLLLEFEASVRTQFRVDNILEYHGTPTKDTLQVVLDIFDEVYPRWKVLLAEEQKKEDSIYETGEGAYLRRLSPAWVYTRIVHKAASVMGAGKFKDHKREYDLLCELLNQRLFHIARRGDWYQRKALLEEHYMHLHLPSPLSCKDEDAKKKHWKRIALQTCEEGLQDPYTHLIYHRDLQKRTTKLEKSLKIPKRQQHDFDHVRLAKAEERTFEGVRIERTPNSSRRNSEQNLKTGYRGAKTIWLDPDPACNLNAAIKPNSDVKDEDGEDMKPPTELEAECSVEEMCLSSYRALGWKGYHSEGRVLRTLFAYLFYDVIFLYIPNVFQTAYQTCPLDLHSDAFYPSRISEVNARLNDISNGEAGQLIQRLWDEHSERKTCVVGLDWTYALEDLLEIARCFPPAALSTVMKTIVQEYGQRGGGVPDLFLWKLDENSKGKVMFAEVKSENDRLSDTQRMWIDVLSGAGVPVELCHAAAKEVRVRS from the coding sequence ATGCTGCAGGCCAGCAGTCCTTCGAAACATAATGCCATGCTTGGGAAGAAAGTGCCACATTCCACGTCCACGAACTTCAACGACGATGGCGACGAGTTCCAGACGCCGCCTCCGAAACGGCAGAAACGCGACATTACCGACTTCGCAGTGAAGGACACTTCCAGAAGTGCATCGAAGTTCAAGCACAGAGATGTCATACCCGACTCCGATGAAGATAGCGAGAACGAAAGTCTAGAGACAGAAGTTCGAGTACGGCAGACCGACCTGGAAACAGCGCTGCCCGCCATCGAGACCGACAAAGAGGCCATCGAAGCGTATGAGCAGGCGAGACGTGCCGAACAGTCCGAGACAGGCTTGCAAGAATGTATCGATGGCAACAAGTGGGTGAGAGGCAAAAGCTCCATCTATGTCGATGCTTTCAACCTGGCGCTCGAGACTGTCCTTGAAGAAGAGAGTCACCTCTTTGACGATGCAGAGCATGCTGTCTTCAAGCAGTGGCGAGAGCTGAGCTATGAAGGGCAGTATCTGTATGTCAGGTTGTTCTTGAGGAAGACTTCGAGCTGGCATCGAATCAATCGTCTTGGCTACCACAGCGACATTGCAGATCTACAGAATGCAATAGATGAGCTCCAGTTGACCAGAGATCTGCCCGAGGAGCCATCACAATCACAGGTTAATCCAGGCGAACTCGATCCACCTGAAGGTACAACACTAAGCGGCAACTTCAGCTTCGCAGATCGGTCGCAAGATTGCATAAAAGATCTAGAAGAGGCATCCTCATTGCTACTGCTGGACGAGCTCAAAGTGCTGGCGAAGGATGCCAAAGTACAGGGCAAGAACAAGCAGGAGCTCTTACGAGCATTGCGACGAACGAGTGGAAAACAGACCTCTCTGTCGACCTTTGCAGGCTTGAAGCGTTCCGATACCGAGGAGAGCACAGTATCCAATGGCTCAGTCCTGAACGAAGACGACAGTCGAGAGGCTACACCAGGCAGGTTGGAAAACCGTGATTCCTATTTCATCGAGAAGATCATGGCCGAGACTGGTCCTTGCATTCGTCTTTCCTTACCTGCACTCAAGCTCTTTGAGCGTGTTCATCTAGTCTTCTATCGATCGACCGAATGGACTGAGAAGTCCCTGACCACTATCATCCTTGCTCGGATCGCGAGGCGAAACTTTCCGGAGTACATTGTCTCGAGATCAGCAAAGATCTTTGCATCCAGGTCATTACTGCTGGAGTTCGAGGCGTCCGTTCGTACGCAATTTCGAGTCGACAACATTCTTGAATATCACGGCACGCCGACGAAAGATACCTTGCAAGTCGTCTTGGACATCTTCGACGAGGTTTACCCTCGTTGGAAGGTGTTACTTGCAGAGGAACAAAAGAAGGAAGACAGCATATACGAGACTGGTGAGGGAGCATATCTTCGTCGACTATCTCCTGCTTGGGTATACACACGAATAGTGCACAAGGCTGCTTCCGTAATGGGCGCCGGCAAGTTCAAGGACCACAAGCGCGAGTATGACCTACTATGCGAGCTGCTGAACCAGCGACTATTCCACATTGCACGTCGAGGCGATTGGTATCAGCGAAAGGCATTACTCGAGGAGCATTACATGCATCTTCATCTGCCATCGCCGCTAAGCTGCAAGGATGAGGATGCTAAGAAAAAGCATTGGAAGCGAATTGCACTTCAGACCTGCGAAGAAGGTCTGCAGGATCCATATACGCATCTCATCTATCACAGGGATCTACAGAAGCGTACGACGAAGCTGGAGAAGTCCTTGAAGATACCTAAGCGACAACAGCATGACTTCGATCACGTCAGGTTGGCCAAGGCAGAAGAGCGGACCTTCGAAGGCGTTCGCATCGAGCGCACTCCGAACAGTAGCAGGCGCAATAGCGAACAGAACCTGAAGACTGGCTATCGTGGTGCGAAAACTATCTGGCTTGATCCAGATCCAGCTTGCAATCTGAATGCAGCAATAAAGCCGAATTCCGATGTCAAAGACGAAGACGGCGAGGATATGAAGCCACCCACGGAGCTCGAGGCTGAATGCAGTGTTGAGGAGATGTGTCTTTCCTCATACCGGGCTCTTGGCTGGAAAGGATACCACAGCGAAGGCCGTGTCCTTCGCACATTGTTCGCATACCTCTTCTACGATGTGATCTTCCTATACATACCGAATGTCTTTCAGACAGCATACCAAACCTGCCCATTGGACCTACACAGTGATGCCTTTTACCCAAGCAGGATCTCCGAAGTCAACGCCCGTCTTAACGATATCAGCAATGGCGAGGCAGGACAACTCATTCAGCGATTGTGGGATGAACACAGCGAGAGGAAGACTTGTGTGGTCGGACTGGACTGGACGTATGCGTTGGAGGATCTTCTCGAGATTGCTCGATGCTTTCCGCCTGCGGCCCTGAGTACCGTGATGAAGACTATTGTCCAGGAGTATGGACAGCGTGGCGGAGGTGTCCCGGATCTGTTTCTATGGAAGCTGGATGAGAACAGTAAGGGAAAGGTCATGTTTGCTGAGGTCAAGAGCGAGAATGATCGGCTGAGCGATACTCAGCGGATGTGGATTGATGTTCTCTCTGGTGCTGGAGTCCCCGTTGAGCTGTGCCATGCTGCTGCAAAGGAAGTCAGGGTACGGTCTTGA
- a CDS encoding tRNA-dihydrouridine(20) synthase [NAD(P)+], with protein sequence MLRTLQRVMTSTEKRVPIPKNGVDYRGKIVLAPMVRSGECPSRLVALKYGADLVWGPETIDKALIGTTRQVNSATGTVDFTRISSNGAKNPALTPEQRESIIYRLHPEREGKQLIYQIGTANPNTAVEAAKLIAPDVAGIDVNAGCPKPFSTSGGMGAALLKTPEKLCSILEALVEHVGRPFEIGISVKIRILDAAEETEALVRKLCATGITGLTVHCRTTPMRPRERAIRDQLKMVVDVCHEAGVACLMNGDVYGRDEAVELIKEFGADGAMIATAAETNPSVFRGSSDGGKVSWEQVVKEYVKTSLEVENRWGNTKYLLGQMIPGKQFAYKKMMATKSYTDIINALGYTDPDMVELAKDVDRRLEIGAFEKPKMSKAERKALNKAAAKANAEDGGNSKKENKPASVTERSHHSALAAGIKRTAEQANLDMPPDIARERGPGSVSENASTLAV encoded by the coding sequence ATGCTACGCACACTGCAACGCGTCATGACGTCTACAGAGAAAAGAGTTCCCATACCCAAGAATGGAGTCGACTACCGCGGGAAGATAGTCTTGGCACCTATGGTACGCAGCGGCGAATGCCCTTCAAGATTGGTGGCGCTCAAGTATGGTGCAGATCTGGTATGGGGCCCAGAAACAATCGACAAAGCCCTGATTGGCACGACAAGACAAGTGAATTCTGCCACCGGGACAGTCGACTTCACCAGGATATCATCGAACGGAGCGAAGAACCCGGCCCTTACCCCGGAGCAGCGAGAAAGCATCATCTATCGACTTCATCCAGAACGGGAGGGAAAGCAGCTCATATATCAAATTGGTACCGCGAATCCCAATACTGCTGTTGAGGCAGCGAAGTTGATCGCACCGGATGTTGCTGGTATAGACGTCAATGCGGGATGTCCCAAGCCATTCAGCACCAGCGGTGGCATGGGTGCGGCACTCCTCAAGACCCCAGAGAAGCTGTGTTCAATCCTGGAAGCCTTGGTCGAGCATGTAGGTAGACCATTCGAGATCGGCATCAGCGTGAAGATTCGCATACTCGACGCGGCGGAAGAGACTGAAGCGCTGGTGCGTAAGCTGTGCGCCACTGGAATCACTGGACTCACTGTACACTGTCGGACGACACCTATGCGGCCGCGTGAAAGAGCCATACGGGATCAGCTGAAGATGGTCGTGGATGTCTGCCACGAAGCAGGTGTAGCTTGCCTTATGAATGGAGACGTATATGGGCGTGATGAGGCTGTTGAGCTGATCAAGGAGTTTGGTGCCGATGGTGCAATGATCGCCACAGCAGCAGAGACAAACCCGTCTGTATTTCGGGGGAGCTCAGACGGTGGAAAGGTCAGTTGGGAACAAGTCGTCAAGGAATACGTCAAGACTTCTCTAGAAGTTGAGAACCGATGGGGAAATACAAAGTATCTGCTTGGTCAGATGATCCCGGGCAAGCAGTTTGCTTACAAGAAAATGATGGCAACAAAGAGCTACACCGATATCATCAATGCTCTCGGTTATACCGACCCTGATATGGTCGAGCTGGCCAAGGACGTCGATCGCAGACTTGAGATTGGGGCGTTTGAAAAGCCAAAGATGAGCAAAGCAGAACGCAAAGCTCTCAACAAAGCGGCTGCAAAGGCAAACGCCGAAGACGGTGGCAACAGCAAGAAGGAGAACAAGCCCGCTAGTGTGACCGAGAGAAGCCATCATTCCGCACTCGCCGCTGGCATCAAGCGGACTGCCGAGCAAGCCAATTTGGATATGCCACCAGACATTGCTCGAGAGCGCGGACCAGGATCTGTCTCGGAGAATGCATCGACCTTGGCAGTATAG